From Nostoc sp. 'Lobaria pulmonaria (5183) cyanobiont', the proteins below share one genomic window:
- a CDS encoding FAD-dependent oxidoreductase, which yields MEIYDVVIVGAGPIGLATAIGLRKRGIENVLVIDQTRSFRQIGHGLDLLPNGLKALKCLEPNAYEEVRKTSVRFFNPQQSNDEKTIKTTQEQKPPKTSPRWVYKNLQGQLIRSISLGFDDWFKDYGEGRVSIPWYDLQTTLRHLLPQEQVQANHCCINVVDEPENRCVRIDYVSDTSIEGNPYAHWTNENKHNNTQFESSNTIPKQLETKSLRAKLIVAADGINSTIRRVLYKDSPYCDFANPEYSGFAAISCMEIAEIPSELSTELQDKFFQDSSIVTLSNDQIFSDQPWIEKPRLMLFRKRNGQVGYIITLALPLDLLQGQSGSSLIDLAVQELEKADFPHTLKQLVRISPPADMQQRPYYIHRATISDSIQIKSKTDINTEEYPVKFQPSWSIGRVVLVGDAAHGMPPFTAQGANQGLEDALAITTIIANIALENNWNDKQVIATAFEKYERLRRPFVTYIQKATLTGFPHSSNENWQEYHRQVHSRNFDQVLEALL from the coding sequence ATGGAAATATATGATGTTGTAATTGTTGGTGCTGGCCCCATTGGATTAGCAACTGCTATTGGACTACGCAAGCGTGGTATTGAAAACGTTCTTGTCATAGATCAAACTCGCAGCTTTCGCCAGATTGGTCATGGGTTGGATCTTCTCCCCAATGGATTAAAAGCTCTCAAATGTTTAGAACCTAACGCTTATGAAGAGGTCAGGAAAACTAGCGTTAGGTTCTTTAATCCCCAACAATCTAATGACGAGAAAACTATCAAAACGACTCAGGAACAAAAACCTCCAAAGACATCTCCTAGATGGGTTTACAAAAATTTGCAGGGGCAGCTAATTCGATCAATATCTCTTGGATTCGACGACTGGTTTAAAGATTATGGGGAAGGTCGAGTGTCAATTCCTTGGTATGATTTGCAGACAACCTTAAGACATCTACTACCCCAGGAGCAGGTTCAAGCTAATCACTGTTGTATCAATGTTGTGGATGAACCAGAAAATAGGTGTGTCCGAATAGATTACGTATCTGATACAAGCATAGAAGGCAACCCCTATGCTCATTGGACAAACGAAAATAAACATAATAATACACAGTTCGAGAGTTCAAACACTATCCCCAAACAATTAGAAACAAAATCGCTTCGAGCTAAGTTAATTGTTGCAGCAGACGGGATTAACTCTACAATTCGTAGAGTTCTTTACAAAGATAGTCCATATTGTGATTTTGCAAATCCTGAATATTCAGGATTTGCAGCAATATCTTGTATGGAAATAGCTGAGATACCAAGTGAACTGTCGACAGAATTACAAGATAAATTCTTTCAAGATTCATCAATTGTAACACTCAGTAACGATCAAATATTTAGCGATCAACCTTGGATAGAAAAACCAAGGTTGATGTTATTTCGCAAACGAAATGGTCAAGTTGGGTATATCATAACTCTGGCTTTGCCTTTGGATTTATTACAGGGTCAGTCTGGAAGTTCTTTGATTGATTTAGCTGTACAAGAGTTAGAGAAGGCAGACTTTCCTCACACACTCAAGCAATTAGTGCGTATCTCTCCTCCTGCTGATATGCAGCAACGTCCATATTACATTCACCGCGCTACCATTTCAGATTCTATCCAAATCAAGAGCAAAACTGACATTAATACTGAAGAGTACCCTGTCAAATTTCAACCATCCTGGAGTATTGGGCGAGTTGTTTTGGTTGGTGATGCAGCACATGGAATGCCCCCGTTCACAGCTCAAGGAGCTAATCAAGGGCTTGAAGATGCACTAGCTATTACAACGATTATTGCTAACATCGCTCTTGAGAATAACTGGAACGATAAGCAAGTTATAGCCACAGCCTTCGAGAAATATGAGCGTCTCCGTCGCCCATTTGTGACATACATCCAAAAGGCAACATTGACAGGTTTCCCCCACTCGTCAAACGAAAATTGGCAAGAATATCACCGACAGGTACATTCCCGCAATTTTGACCAAGTATTAGAAGCGTTGTTGTGA
- a CDS encoding two-partner secretion domain-containing protein: MKQRAIQFWSIQGSVFFLSLASSSVTAQIIPDKTLPTNSIVTPQDNTRVIDGGTIKGSNLFHSFEQFSIPTGSTVLFNNAQNIQNIFSRVTGSSVSNIDGLIKAKGTANLFLINPSGIIFGKNARLDIGGSFLVSTAKVIKFADGFEFRANGSQTKPLLTISVPTGLQLGSDSAAIQVLGTGEGLTAPSSIGSPTIRNNDVTGLRVQLGKTLALVGGDVSLAGGSLIADQGRIELGSVGNGTVSLNPVAQGFALSYPNVQRFGNISLSKKALADTSGVGSIQIQANNIKLTDGSAILIQNQSSHPSGSINVNATGSLELSGISSKDGRFTTILRTESLNSGSAGDINLFTKNLVVQGGSGIGSRTYSDGQGGNVTVNASDSIELLGFSSFNPFITSSIINSTLTNGKAGDITVSTNRLVATDGGVIISLTLGTGAGGNVVLNVVNSVELTNSIKLMNSGLDYVPSYFATTDFHAGNAGSLTINTSRLIIGQQARVSSSTVGSGSAGSITINASNLDVSGRISSSVLMADEDTQQLFASPQSPSGNPGGIKINTENLSLMNGGIITVTNQGISNAGTILINAKSISLDNKSAIIATTANGEGGNIFVNTRYLQLSNNSAVTATAGSRGNGGNININADILTAWGNSSIAADAFEGRGGNITINAQGLFFSSDSLITASSKYGINGTVKYNILAPNIYSTQLKAEVIPITPQITPVCQSPAGTEVSSFRVSSTRNLQSKPNNLMSNNVEQSNSVPVPVFNNSHNPKSLISNQATQIMEANVLIRDSQGNLVLTTDQANPTWDNASLSASSCFSGSQ, translated from the coding sequence GTGAAACAGCGTGCTATACAATTCTGGAGTATTCAAGGTAGCGTCTTCTTTTTATCGCTAGCCTCCTCATCAGTTACAGCACAAATTATACCAGATAAAACTTTACCAACTAATTCTATTGTTACACCACAGGACAATACCAGGGTCATTGATGGAGGTACTATTAAGGGTAGCAACTTGTTCCATAGCTTTGAACAGTTTTCTATTCCTACAGGCAGCACGGTTTTATTCAACAACGCTCAAAATATTCAGAATATTTTTAGTCGTGTAACAGGCTCATCAGTTTCCAACATAGATGGCTTAATCAAAGCTAAAGGCACAGCCAACTTATTTTTAATCAATCCTAGTGGGATTATCTTTGGAAAAAATGCCCGACTAGATATCGGTGGCTCGTTCTTGGTAAGTACTGCTAAGGTGATAAAATTTGCTGATGGCTTTGAGTTCAGAGCAAATGGTAGCCAAACCAAACCACTATTGACTATTAGTGTGCCTACTGGTTTACAGCTTGGGAGTGATTCAGCTGCTATTCAAGTTCTGGGTACAGGTGAGGGGTTAACTGCTCCTAGCTCAATCGGCTCCCCAACTATTAGAAATAATGACGTAACTGGGTTGCGAGTGCAACTAGGAAAGACCCTAGCTTTAGTAGGAGGGGATGTATCTTTAGCGGGTGGTAGTCTAATTGCTGATCAAGGACGTATTGAGTTAGGTAGTGTTGGAAATGGTACGGTTAGTCTTAATCCAGTTGCTCAAGGCTTTGCTCTGAGCTATCCGAATGTGCAACGCTTTGGAAACATTAGCCTTTCAAAAAAAGCTTTAGCTGATACTAGTGGTGTCGGTTCTATTCAAATACAAGCTAATAATATAAAACTCACTGATGGTTCAGCAATTTTGATTCAGAATCAAAGTTCGCATCCTTCAGGCAGTATTAATGTCAACGCTACTGGGTCACTAGAATTGAGCGGTATCTCTTCAAAAGATGGCAGATTCACTACCATCTTGCGGACTGAATCTCTAAATTCTGGAAGTGCAGGAGACATCAATCTTTTCACTAAGAATTTAGTTGTTCAAGGAGGATCAGGAATAGGCAGTAGAACCTACAGTGATGGTCAAGGAGGTAATGTAACTGTAAATGCCTCTGACTCTATAGAGCTACTTGGCTTTTCATCGTTTAATCCTTTCATTACTAGCAGCATCATCAATAGCACCTTAACAAATGGAAAGGCAGGAGATATCACAGTATCAACAAATCGCTTAGTAGCTACTGATGGGGGTGTGATAATATCTCTCACTCTGGGAACCGGTGCTGGAGGAAATGTAGTTTTGAATGTAGTTAATTCTGTAGAATTGACTAATTCCATCAAATTGATGAATTCCGGGTTAGATTATGTCCCCAGCTATTTTGCCACAACAGATTTTCATGCGGGGAATGCTGGCAGTTTGACAATTAATACATCAAGGTTAATAATCGGGCAGCAAGCAAGGGTTAGTTCTTCTACCGTCGGCTCTGGCTCTGCTGGAAGTATTACCATTAATGCTTCTAACTTAGATGTAAGTGGTAGAATCAGTTCCTCTGTTCTTATGGCAGACGAAGACACTCAGCAACTGTTCGCATCTCCTCAATCACCGAGTGGAAATCCTGGAGGAATAAAAATCAATACTGAAAACTTGAGTCTGATGAATGGTGGTATCATTACTGTCACAAATCAAGGAATAAGTAATGCTGGAACTATCTTAATAAACGCTAAATCTATCTCTTTAGACAACAAAAGTGCCATTATAGCAACTACTGCTAACGGCGAAGGCGGTAATATTTTCGTGAATACACGGTATTTGCAGCTAAGTAATAACAGTGCTGTAACGGCGACCGCAGGTAGTAGAGGCAATGGCGGAAACATTAACATTAACGCAGACATATTAACCGCCTGGGGTAACAGCAGCATCGCCGCAGATGCCTTTGAGGGTCGTGGTGGAAATATTACAATTAATGCTCAAGGACTATTCTTTTCTTCTGATAGCTTGATTACAGCTAGTTCTAAGTATGGAATTAATGGTACGGTTAAGTACAACATTCTTGCTCCTAACATTTACTCTACTCAACTAAAAGCAGAAGTAATTCCAATAACTCCTCAAATCACCCCAGTTTGTCAGTCACCAGCAGGCACAGAAGTAAGTAGTTTTCGAGTTAGTAGTACTCGCAATCTCCAATCTAAGCCTAACAACCTGATGTCTAACAATGTTGAGCAAAGTAACTCTGTTCCAGTTCCAGTTTTTAATAATTCACATAATCCTAAATCATTAATAAGTAACCAAGCTACACAAATCATGGAAGCCAA